From a single Okeanomitos corallinicola TIOX110 genomic region:
- a CDS encoding transposase produces MIYHQEEKPKQVDNKRIASIDLGLNNLATVTFNQAGLIPFLINGRPLKSINHFFNKKKAELQAIIKNKTSKRLQNLCTKRNFKVDDYLHKASRYLINKLVKLNIGTLVIGKNEGWKQELNIGSQNNQNFTQIPHTRFIGQLTYKAELAGISVIITEESYTSKSSFLDQDVLPKYKKGEKYSFSGNRIKRGLYKSAEGILINADVNGSLNILKNCNP; encoded by the coding sequence GTGATTTATCATCAAGAAGAAAAACCAAAACAGGTAGACAATAAGAGAATTGCCAGTATTGATTTAGGATTAAATAATTTGGCTACTGTAACTTTCAATCAAGCAGGTTTAATACCTTTCTTGATAAATGGCAGACCGTTAAAATCCATTAATCATTTCTTTAACAAAAAGAAAGCTGAACTACAGGCTATTATCAAAAATAAGACATCAAAAAGATTACAAAATCTCTGCACAAAACGCAATTTTAAGGTTGATGACTACTTGCATAAAGCCAGCAGATATTTAATCAATAAGTTGGTTAAATTAAATATAGGTACTTTGGTAATTGGCAAAAATGAAGGTTGGAAACAAGAACTGAATATAGGTTCTCAAAATAACCAAAATTTTACTCAAATACCACATACCAGATTTATTGGACAGTTGACTTATAAAGCAGAATTAGCAGGAATATCTGTAATTATCACCGAAGAAAGTTATACATCTAAATCTAGTTTTTTAGATCAAGATGTACTCCCCAAATATAAAAAAGGGGAAAAATATTCTTTTAGCGGTAATAGAATTAAACGTGGTCTATATAAATCTGCTGAAGGTATTTTAATTAATGCAGATGTAAATGGATCATTAAATATTCTAAAGAATTGCAATCCCTAA
- a CDS encoding IS607 family transposase, with translation MKLSDYAKSLGVSYKTAWRMWKRGELNATQLTTGTVIVNFDKPINKGVVIYARVSSSENKSNLDTQVQRLESYCCAKGYTVVRIVKEVGSGVNDNRRKLIHLLNQDDYSLIICEHKDRLSRVGFNYLKVLLNQLGRDIEVVNLATERTDDLMHDFVSIITSFCARLYSIRRRTRKTECIVKCLQEDECD, from the coding sequence ATGAAACTATCAGATTACGCTAAGTCACTAGGAGTTAGTTATAAAACAGCCTGGAGAATGTGGAAACGTGGTGAACTCAACGCTACACAATTAACAACAGGTACAGTCATAGTCAACTTCGATAAACCAATCAACAAAGGAGTAGTTATCTATGCCAGAGTCAGTAGTAGTGAAAATAAATCTAACCTGGACACTCAGGTTCAGAGACTAGAATCTTATTGTTGCGCCAAAGGATATACGGTTGTCAGAATAGTAAAAGAAGTTGGTAGTGGTGTTAATGATAACAGACGTAAGTTAATTCATCTATTAAACCAAGATGATTACTCACTGATTATATGTGAACACAAAGACCGACTATCAAGAGTAGGATTTAATTACCTTAAAGTTTTACTTAATCAACTTGGTAGAGATATTGAAGTTGTTAACTTAGCAACAGAAAGAACAGATGATTTAATGCACGATTTTGTTTCCATTATTACTTCTTTTTGTGCAAGACTTTACTCAATTAGAAGACGGACTCGGAAAACTGAGTGCATTGTAAAATGTCTTCAGGAGGATGAATGCGACTAG
- a CDS encoding sirohydrochlorin chelatase, with protein sequence MSSAYLLVSHGSRDPRPDVAMQQLAKLISEKLPRGKNLVGIATLELNTQPLHQQIQDFAQTALTFGCQFLKIIPLFLLPGVHVMSDIPAEVEIAQKALVGSIKLDLKPYLGSHGKIEKLLTKIMATIKAERVILLAHGSGRSGSQKPIETIAENLGVMAAYWFVSPSLEVRVKELLVAGSRQITILPYFLFPGGITDAIAESVEKLQLQFPEVKLQLASPLGVSAELADVIWDLATEGEQIVG encoded by the coding sequence ATGTCATCTGCCTATCTTTTAGTATCTCACGGAAGTCGTGATCCACGTCCAGATGTTGCTATGCAGCAATTAGCAAAATTGATCAGTGAGAAGTTACCAAGGGGTAAAAATTTAGTTGGTATAGCTACTCTGGAGTTAAATACCCAACCTTTACACCAGCAAATTCAAGATTTTGCACAAACAGCTTTAACTTTTGGCTGTCAATTTCTAAAAATTATACCTTTGTTTCTACTGCCAGGCGTTCATGTCATGTCGGATATTCCCGCAGAGGTAGAAATAGCACAAAAAGCATTGGTTGGAAGCATCAAGCTGGATCTAAAACCATACTTAGGTAGTCATGGGAAGATAGAAAAGCTGCTGACTAAAATTATGGCTACTATCAAAGCAGAAAGGGTAATTTTGTTAGCTCACGGTAGTGGCCGTTCTGGTTCACAAAAACCTATTGAAACTATAGCTGAGAATTTGGGTGTTATGGCAGCTTATTGGTTTGTTTCTCCCAGCTTAGAAGTCAGGGTGAAAGAATTGTTAGTGGCTGGTTCTCGGCAGATTACAATTTTGCCATATTTTTTATTCCCTGGAGGGATAACCGATGCGATCGCCGAATCTGTAGAAAAGTTACAATTACAATTTCCAGAAGTAAAGTTACAATTAGCCTCACCTCTGGGAGTCAGCGCAGAACTTGCGGATGTAATTTGGGATTTAGCAACAGAAGGGGAACAAATTGTTGGGTAA
- the cobA gene encoding uroporphyrinogen-III C-methyltransferase, giving the protein MGKVYLIGAGPGDPGLMTLKGKGLLECADVVIYDALVSPPILAMINPQAEKINAGKRMGRHSLLQEETTQLLIEKAQDYPVVVRLKGGDPFIFGRGGEEMAELLTAGIFVEVVPGITAGIAAAAYAGIPLTHRLYSSSVTFVTGHEAAGKYRPSVNWQAIAQGSETIVIYMGIHNLPYIVEQLILAGLSLETPIGLVRWGTRPEQEELIGELGTIVQQVEETEFSAPAIAVIGAVVKMHSILSSYRPL; this is encoded by the coding sequence TTGGGTAAGGTTTATTTAATCGGTGCTGGGCCTGGTGATCCCGGACTGATGACTCTTAAAGGTAAGGGTTTATTAGAATGTGCAGATGTCGTGATTTATGATGCCTTAGTCAGTCCACCCATTTTGGCAATGATCAATCCCCAAGCGGAGAAAATCAACGCTGGTAAGCGGATGGGGAGACATTCACTTTTACAGGAAGAAACTACCCAATTGCTAATTGAAAAAGCTCAAGATTATCCTGTGGTAGTGCGTTTAAAAGGAGGTGATCCTTTTATTTTTGGCCGTGGTGGTGAAGAAATGGCGGAATTACTGACAGCGGGAATTTTTGTAGAAGTTGTGCCTGGGATCACAGCCGGGATTGCGGCGGCGGCTTATGCTGGAATTCCTTTAACTCACCGTCTGTATAGTTCATCGGTGACGTTTGTAACGGGTCACGAAGCGGCGGGAAAGTATCGGCCTTCTGTTAACTGGCAAGCGATCGCCCAAGGTTCAGAAACTATAGTGATTTATATGGGTATCCACAATCTACCTTACATCGTGGAACAGTTAATTTTAGCTGGATTGAGTTTGGAGACTCCCATAGGTTTGGTACGATGGGGAACTCGACCAGAACAAGAAGAATTAATTGGAGAGTTAGGAACAATTGTGCAGCAAGTTGAAGAGACGGAATTTAGTGCGCCAGCGATCGCAGTCATTGGAGCAGTAGTTAAGATGCACAGTATCCTTTCTAGTTATCGTCCGTTATAG
- a CDS encoding response regulator, with protein MKTLPISRYRFFQKLQPLSLLKKITSKSVTGCLQVFSTSGAWSIYVQEGKLIYACYSEKMFEPLYRNLQRLGQHNSALPREINQQLQSIFERGVENQTIPNPDYLAICWLVNEKYLSALQAAMLIEQLSLEFLDSFLKIEEGSYEFIPESFLDDLPKFCHLNLRLLVEKCEAGVRISPEQFWQYNHSRYNEPSFEEPKFDETKKRPKIEVQLPPIGNKLPNTGRYQRFYSKPKDKKNYTIFCVDDSHLVLNTIRGFLDEQIFSVFGATDSLKALMEILHIKPDMIFLDVTMPNLDGYEVCSLLRKQAQFKNTPVIMVTEKASLIDRAKAKLVGASCCLTKPLNQGDLLKVIFQNMV; from the coding sequence ATGAAAACGCTTCCTATTAGTAGATACAGATTTTTCCAAAAGCTACAACCTCTGTCCCTCTTGAAAAAAATCACCAGTAAATCTGTAACTGGTTGTCTACAAGTATTTAGCACTTCAGGGGCTTGGTCAATTTATGTACAGGAAGGAAAGCTAATTTATGCTTGCTACTCAGAGAAGATGTTTGAGCCGCTATATAGGAACTTACAGCGGTTAGGCCAACATAATTCTGCTCTTCCTAGAGAAATTAATCAGCAGTTGCAAAGCATTTTTGAAAGAGGTGTGGAAAATCAAACTATCCCCAATCCAGATTATCTGGCTATTTGCTGGTTAGTTAATGAAAAATACCTCAGTGCTTTACAAGCGGCAATGTTGATTGAGCAGTTATCTTTAGAGTTTCTCGACTCATTTCTGAAAATAGAAGAAGGGAGTTATGAATTTATTCCTGAAAGTTTCTTAGATGATCTACCTAAGTTTTGTCATTTGAACTTGCGCTTATTAGTGGAAAAGTGTGAAGCGGGTGTACGAATTTCCCCTGAGCAGTTTTGGCAATACAATCATTCCAGATATAATGAGCCAAGCTTTGAAGAACCAAAATTTGATGAGACAAAGAAACGCCCCAAAATTGAAGTGCAATTACCCCCTATTGGCAATAAACTACCCAACACGGGCAGATATCAACGTTTTTACTCAAAACCTAAAGATAAAAAAAATTACACTATTTTCTGTGTAGATGATAGTCATCTAGTTTTAAATACGATTAGAGGCTTTTTAGATGAACAAATATTCTCTGTATTTGGGGCAACAGATTCCTTAAAAGCTCTGATGGAAATCTTACATATTAAACCAGATATGATTTTTCTGGATGTAACGATGCCCAATTTAGATGGATATGAAGTTTGTTCATTATTACGTAAACAGGCACAGTTTAAAAATACACCTGTGATTATGGTGACAGAAAAAGCCAGCTTAATTGATAGAGCTAAAGCCAAGCTAGTTGGTGCTTCCTGTTGCTTGACTAAGCCTTTAAATCAAGGTGATTTACTGAAAGTAATTTTTCAGAACATGGTTTAA